One window of Cryptococcus neoformans var. grubii H99 chromosome 11, complete sequence genomic DNA carries:
- a CDS encoding CDP-diacylglycerol-serine O-phosphatidyltransferase codes for MAPQQRKPAEMAEEKKKALHQYNDDHGHFSLVRNFRLADLITIMNGVCGTLSILSSARYLLLSANLPGPPAPAALRTLYFAHLLPILGFGFDALDGKVARWMGGGSMLGQEMDSLADLVSFGVAPAVLAFTLGLRTPLDLVALLLFVSCGLARLARFNATVALIPSDPSGKSKYFEGLPIPSSLALTSVMAWWVKQGWYAHGSGRGLGGRGVGNDVPFGMVTLWGEKGGCGEVHVVSALFALWGAMMVSKTLRIPKL; via the exons ATGGCACCGCAACAGCGCAAGCCCGCCGAGATggcggaggagaagaaaaaggcgctCCACCAGTACAACGACGACCACGGCCACTTTTCCCTCGTCCG CAACTTCCGCCTCGCAGATCTAATCACGATCATGAACGGCGTGTGCGGCAcgctctccatcctctcctccgcccgctacctcctcctctccgccaACCTCCCCGgcccccccgcccccgccgcccTCCGCACCCTCTACTTtgcccacctcctccccatcctcggCTTCGGCTTCGACGCCCTCGACGGCAAGGTCGCGCGCTGGATGGGCGGCGGCTCCATGCTCGGCCAGGAGATGGACTCGCTCGCAGACCTCGTCTCCTTTGGCGTCGCCCCCGCCGTCCTCGCATTCACCCTCGGCCTCCGCACCCCGCTCGACCTCgtcgccctcctcctcttcgtctcctGCGGCCTCGCCCGCCTCGCCAGATTCAACGCCACCGTCGCCCTCATCCCCTCCGACCCCTCCGGCAAGTCAAAGTACTTTGAGGGCCTGCCCATCCCCTCCAGTCTCGCCTTGACCAGCGTCATGGCCTGGTGGGTCAAGCAGGGGTGGTACGCCCATGGCTCGGGCCGTGGCTTGGGAGGGCGCGGAGTGGGAAATGACGTGCCGTTTGGAATGGTCACGCTTTGGGGGGAAAAGGGCGGATGCGGAGAAGTCCATGTCGTCAGTGCGCTCTTTGCCCTTTGGGGCGCCATGATGGTCAGCAAGACCTTGCGG ATCCCAAAGCTGTAA
- a CDS encoding endoplasmic reticulum protein: MASPSSIRDDHLTFTTSTSNSDTLPSTSHNPNTSTNSRIVRNLSDMLFGKTTMSGTSLNMTANESTPLLTESSNHEGRTPRRNFTASLDQVAEAEAQNRVVKLNNASTILSESEEGGDARLPQKRASITMAYAKKIKQRSKYYVPVTDWLPKYSWSLFSGDFVAGVSVACLLIPQAMSYASGLARLTPVAGLWSTAIPALIYGALGTCRQLSIGPEAALSLLIGQMIQEAVYGDPHGRPAHPEAEAAAIALITTLQIGVITSVLGLLRLGFLDVVLSRALLRGFITAVAVIIFIEQLVPMLGLAALLAQPTDPSQEPPTRPLSKLFFTINNIHSMNVPTALLSFISLGFLIVVRVIKQKVAQTPGGKWVRYVPEILILVVGTTILTNVLEWDEKGVEVLGKIKGGSSLPFGWPIYKKTMKYFNFTLPTAFVSAVVGVVDSIVAARENAAKYGYDVSPNRELVALGASNLVGSSIVGTGAIPVFGSITRSRLNGQIGSRTQMASIITSICMIFSIFFLLPYLYYLPKAVLAAIVTVVVYAILNEAPHEILYFWRMGAWTDFLQMVGTFFLTLCFSIELGLVASVVFSLILVIQSTSQPRIKIIGRVPGTNEWVPIDEDESAQEEIPGVLVVRIRENLSFANTGQLKERLRRLELYGMDKSHPSDEPRRESAKALILHMGDVEQIDASATQILYELTKAYHERGVGVHFAHLRPGQVKAFGIAGITDIVGPSHFHQDLSNAMREVESMGYGTSIFARWDAS; the protein is encoded by the exons ATGGCCAGCCCATCTTCCATACGGGATGACCATCTGACTTTCACCACTTCTACTTCCAACTCTGACACACTACCATCGACAAGCCACAATCCAAACACCAGCACAAACTCGAGGATCGTACGCAACTTGTCCGATATGCTGTTCGGCAAAACGACCATGTCTGGCACCAGTCTCAACATGACTGCAAATGAATCAACACCACTCTTGACGGAATCGTCCAATCATGAAGGCAGGACACCAAGACGGAATTTTACAGCAAGTCTTGATCAGGTagcagaagcagaggcTCAGAACCGGGTGGTCAAGCTGAACAATGCGTCAACAATATTGAGCGAgagtgaagagggaggagatgcCAGATTGCCGCAGAAGAGGGCAAGCATAACGATGGCTTATGCAAAAAAGATCAAGCAGAGATCAAAATATTACGTACCGGTGACGGATTGGTTACCAAAATACAGTTGGTCTTT ATTTTCTGGTGACTTTGTTGCTGGTGTATCTGTAGCATGCTTATTGATACCACAA GCAATGTCATACGCTAGCGGTCTTGCACGGTTAACCCCCGTCGCTGGTCTCTGGTCAACAGCAATCCCAGCCCTCATATATGGTGCCCTTGGAACATGCCG GCAACTATCGATTGGCCCAGAGGCggctctttctcttttgatCGGCCAGATGATCCAAGAAGCGGTGTATGGAGACCCTCACGGTAGACCTGCGCACCCAGAAGCTGAAGCAGCTGCTATCGCTCTCATCACTACCCTCCAA ATCGGCGTTATTACCAGTGTTCTCGGCCTTCTACGTCTTGGTTTCCTTGACGTCGTTTTATCACGGGCTTTACTCCGTGGGTTTATCACCGCCGTCGCTGTC ATTATCTTCATCGAACAACTCGTCCCTATGCTCGGCCTCGCTgccctcctcgcccaaCCTACCGACCCCTCTCAAGAACCCCCAACACGTCCTCTATCCAAACTTTTCTTCACAATTAACAACATACACTCCATGAACGTACCTACTGCACTTTTGAGTTTCATTAGTTTGGGCTTCCTCATCGTTGTTAGAGTAATCAAGCAGAAAGTTGCGCAAACGCCTGGAGGGAAGTGGGTGAGATATGTGCCGGAGATTTTGATCCTCGTTGTTGGGACTACGA TTCTAACAAACGTACTGGAGTGGGATGAAAAGGGAGTGGAAGTATTGGGCAAAATCAAGGGGGGATCGAGCCTTCCTTTCGGATGGCCTATATACAAAAAGACAATGAAATACTTCAACTTTACC CTTCCAACAGCATTCGTCAGTGCGGTGGTGGGTGTCGTAGACTCTATCGTTGCAGCTAGAGAGAATGCAGCAAAGTACGGGTACGACGTGTCGCCGAATAGGGAGTTGGTCGCCTTGG GCGCTTCAAATCTCGTCGGCTCGTCTATCGTAGGAACAGGAGCAATTCCCGTTTTCGGTTCCATTACCC GATCTCGTCTGAACGGCCAAATTGGCAGTCGTACCCAGATGGCAAGTATAATTACCAGTATCTGCATGAttttttccatcttcttccttttgccTTATCTCTACTATCTCCCCAAG GCGGTTTTAGCAGCAATTGTCACTGTGGTCGTCTACGCGA TTTTAAATGAGGCGCCGCACGAAATTTTATATTTCTGGAGAATGGGAGCTTGGACGGATTTCTTGCAGATGGTGGGGACATTTTTCCTCACATTGTGTTTCTCCATCGAG CTCGGTCTCGTAGCATCAGTGGTCTTCTCCCTCATTCTCGTTATCCAGTCCACCTCGCAACCGCGTATCAAAATCATCGGTCGCGTACCGGGAACAAACGAATGGGTACCTatcgatgaggatgaatcAGCACAGGAGGAGATTCCGGGGGTATTGGTGGTAAGGATCAGAGAGAATCTGAGTTTTGCGAATACGGGGCAGTTGAAAGAGCGGTTAAGGAGG CTGGAATTATATGGAATGGATAAGAGCCATCCAAGTGACGAACCAAGGAGGGAATCTGCCAAAGCACTCATTTTGCACATGGGTGATGTCGAGCAGATTGACGCATC AGCCACGCAAATCCTATATGAACTCACGAAAGCGTACCATGAGCGAGGCGTAGGCGTGCATTTCGCACATTTAAGACCGGGGCAGGTGAAGGCGTTTGGTATTGCGGGTATCACAGATATT GTTGGTCCAAGTCATTTTCATCAGGATCTGAGTAACGCCATGAGAGAAGTGGAGAGTATGGGTTATGGGACGAGCATCTTCGCGAGATGGGATGCGTCATAA
- a CDS encoding solute carrier family 35, member F5: METGQLLLKMPTTSSIWAAYNLNRYFVGVALLLGVVFLWTASNFITAGLETGDDAWNKPFLITYFNTASFTVYLLPTLWRRRKGARHHAVGQNHVRPDDTEHAASPSGGYLPIPFAPHEEHLSHPSHRKDSEHTERIDGVTLHHLPPLTVRETAKIAAWWSIVWFIANWAVNASLAWTSVASVTILSSTSGFFTLALGRICRVESLTSTKLIAVIASFLGVLLVTHSDSLPSTSPPSPSGPSSLSSASSHPIFGDALALTSAAFYAVYVILLKVRVVDEERADMQLMLGFAGLFNTIFLIPIFPLLHYTGLEPFSLPPTSSAWFICLTNFCITLSSDYLYVLAMLKTTPTLVTVGLSLTIPLAMLGEFFGLGLGSGGEGGMKGVTLWSVAGAGMVCVGFGMLGWQEYLKNKQGSEAVVVERDGEYGSDSDVDE, translated from the exons ATGGAGACAGGCCAGCTTCTCCTCAAGATGCCCACAACATCAAGCATCTGGGCAGCATACAACCTCAACAGGTATTTCGTCGGCGTcgctcttctccttggtgTCGTTTTC TTGTGGACAGCATCAAATTTTATCACTGCTGGCTTGGAAACGGGGGATGATGCGTGGAACAAACCCTTTTT AATAACGTACTTTAACACAGCATCATTCACTGTCTACCTGTTGCCTACGCTTTGGAGACGGCGTAAAGGCGCTCGGCATCATGCTGTGGGGCAGAACCATGTCCGACCGGATGATACTGAGCATGCCGCTTCACCGTCGGGCGGATACCTCCCTATCCCTTTCGCTCCTCACGAAGAACATCTCTCACACCCATCACACCGAAAAGACTCGGAACACACAGAACGAATCGATGGTGTCACActccatcaccttcctcccctcaCCGTTCGCGAAACAGCAAAGATCGCAGCATGGTGGAGTATCGTCTGGTTCATCGCCAACTGGGCTGTGAATGCGAGTTTAGCGTGGACGAGTGTGGCTAGTGTGACGATTTTGAGCAGTACCAGTG gTTTCTTCACCCTCGCGCTAGGAAGAATATGTCGTGTGGAAAGTCTGACATCAACCAAGTTGATCGCTGTCATCGCTAG CTTCCTCGGCGTGCTTCTCGTAACCCACTCCGACTCCCTCCCCTCTActtctcccccttccccctccggcccctcatccctctcctcgGCATCCTCCCACCCGATATTCGGCGATGCTTTAGCTTTGACATCAGCCGCCTTTTACGCGGTGTACGTCATCCTTTTAAAAGTAAGggtggtggatgaggagagggCGGATATGCAGTTGATGCTTGG TTTCGCAGGCCTCTTCaacaccatcttcctcatccccatcttccctctccttcactACACAGGCCTTGaacccttctctctcccgcCTACCTCTTCTGCGTGGTTCATCTGCCTCACCAACTTTTGCATCACCCTCTCTTCAGATTATTTGTATGTGCTGGCGATGCTCAAGACGACACCGACCTTGGTCACCGTCGGACTATCGTTGACGATACCTCTGGCGATGTTGGGCGAGTTTTTCGGGCTTGGTTTGGGCTCCGgcggggaaggagggatgaAAGGGGTGACGCTGTGGAGTGTAGCCGGAGCGGGGATGGTTTGCGTGGGATTTGGGATGCTGGGATGGCAAGAGTATTTGAAGAATAAACAAGGGAGTGAGGCGGTGGTGGTTGAGCGTGATGGGGAATACGGGAGTGACAGTGATGTGGACGAGTAG
- a CDS encoding 5' flap endonuclease, whose protein sequence is MGIKGLLQWVKKEHPDVIKAFSKRWADPKFHGKRVAIDATLLTNRFHFASRGGPLEGYGEVIGWYNLISEMKAYGVIPVAIWDQRGVREWKSAEARRRLTIRAAHLARRNHEFTRSARVHLLREAISDFFHLPSEEQDAVRAHWQATKFTFVTTGRKDALDGDRIPAGGPLTPPESSGTEKIEREALEGLQGDQEEKLKDLQSGNRVLTAEENEQMKQKTTAEKIASSLTERDTISINRITSTIDTFSYLVQAYRDAYRPPLPSSKSKPSPSLPGLDPSQDLTPLEEELKHWTTANRQELGLDEWKKRVEKLDEKLEDLVPLENFTETRRQLDLTREEGEIINLVLSPPTPSDHYPTPPPSSPFQIASEPSPSSNALIRLRALIATLPSVLSIYQRALDIPSPADHLNCQHLLHLLRVPILHASIPFEAEGLASSLCLSGLADYVGTEDSDVLGYSAKLLRNVSSSRKPLEVVDGEEVRQAVGLEKDEWVDWMVLLGTDASNNIPKIGPVNSLRFVKEYHSIENILGAKPKLVDKLNMLHPEGAPKGVEEWMKGVDAGRKLFKELPPTPTVAEWEELWTGAGMVEETDDKVVQQWLEEKFGAKLVEMEDADLYKLEGNESEVGGEDESQNEDENETDVEKI, encoded by the exons ATGGGCATCAAGGGACTCTTACAATGGGTTAAGAAGGAACA TCCTGATGTGATCAAGGCCTTTTCCAAACGATGGGCAGATCCGAAATTCCACGGGAAACGGGTTGCTAT AGATGCGACGTTACTGACCAATCGGTTCCATTTTGCTTCTAGAGGAGGCCCTCTGGAGGGTTACGGTGAAGTAATAGGGTGGTACAA TCTCATATCAGAGATGAAAGCCTACGGTGTCATTCCAGTGGCCATATGGGACCAACGAGGCGTAAGGGAATGGAAATCCGCCGAG GCCCGTCGCCGTCTCACCATCCGTGCCGCCCATCTAGCTCGACGTAACCATGAATTCACCCGCTCGGCTCGCGTACACCTCCTTCGCGAAGCCATTTCTGACTTTTTCCACCTTCCTTCTGAAGAACAAGATGCTGTGCGAGCTCATTGGCAAGCTACAAAGTTTACTTTTGTGACTACAGGTAGGAAAGATGCGCTGGACGGGGACCGAATACCAGCTGGAGGGCCATTGACGCCGCCTGAAAGTTCAGGGACGGAAAAAATAGAGAGGGAGGCGCTAGAAGGATTGCAGGGGGATCAAGAggagaagctcaaggatCTACAGAGTGGAAATCGTGTGTTAACTGCGGAAGAAAATGAACAGATGAAACAGAAAACCACAGCTGAGAAAATTGCTTCAAGCCTCACTGAACGGGATACCATTTCTATCAATCGCATAACCTCTACGATTGATACATTCTCCTACCTCGTCCAAGCCTACCGTGACGCTTATCgtccacctcttccctcctccaaatccaaaCCATCCCCAAGTTTACCCGGATTGGACCCATCACAAGACCTCACCCCGCTCGAAGAAGAACTCAAACATTGGACGACTGCCAACCGACAAGAACTTGGTCTAGATgaatggaaaaagagggTAGAAAAGTTGGATGAGAAGCTGGAAGACCTTGTGCCACTTGAGAATTTTACAGAGACTAGACGGCAGCTCGACTTGACCcgcgaagaaggcgagaTCATCAACCTCGTTTTATCTCCACCAACCCCATCCGACCATTACCCCACACCcccgccttcctctccctttcaaATAGCATCGGAGCCCTCCCCTTCGTCGAACGCGCTCATCCGCCTCAGGGCCCTCATTGCCACTCTCCCCTCCGTCCTCTCCATCTATCAACGCGCCTTGGACATCCCATCTCCTGCCGATCACCTCAATTgccaacatcttctccacctccttcgtgtccccatcctccacgCTTCCATCCCTTTCGAAGCAGAAGGCCTCGCATCCTCCCTCTGTCTCTCTGGTCTAGCTGATTATGTTGGTACTGAGGACAGTGATGTGCTTGGATACAGCGCGAAACTACTGAGAAACGTCTCCAGCTCACGAAAACCATTAGAAGTCgttgatggagaagaggtaAGGCAAGCGGTTGGGCtagagaaggatgagtgGGTGGATTGGATGGTGCTGCTCGGTACAGATGCGTCGAATAATATACCTAAGATAGGGCCGGTAAACTCGCTTCGGTTTGTAAAGGAATATCATTCCATCGAAAACATATTGGGAGCAAAACCGAAATTGGTCGATAAACTGAACATGTTGCACCCGGAGGGAGCGCCAAAGGGAGTTGAGGAATGGATGAAAGGTGTAGACGCTGGAAGGAAACTGTTTAAAGAGTTACCGCCGACGCCTACGGTCGCTGAGTGGGAGGAGCTCTGGACTGGGGCCGGGATGGTTGAAGAGACGGATGATAAGGTTGTGCAACAATGGCTTGAAGAAAAGTTTGGTGCCAAACTcgtggagatggaagatgcgGACCTCTACAAACTGGAAGGGAATGAGAGTGAAGTTGGAGGCGAGGATGAAAGCcaaaatgaagatgagaacgAAACTGATGTTGAAAAAATATGA
- a CDS encoding NADH dehydrogenase (ubiquinone) flavoprotein 2: MSFARSAIQSARNTLARPTRRTFVSSTSRLSDSLFVHRDTDYNNPSIPFEFTPENLKRAHEIIARYPPQYKKAAALPILDLGQRQNQGWTSISVMNAVAKLLDMPKMRVYEVATFYTMYNREPVAPNFVQLCTTTPCQLGGCGSTKILETIESHLGVHPGQTTKDGKFTFVEVECLGACSNAPMMQIGDDYYEDLTPETTVKILDALARGEKPKPGPQSGRQTSENSAGLTTLTTKPYGPGEFCLPEFQ; the protein is encoded by the exons ATGTCTTTCGCACGTTCAGCCATCCAGTCCGCAAGGAACACCCTCGCAAGGCCTACCAGACGTACTTTcgtctcttccacctcccgTCTTTCAGACTCGCTCTTCGTC CACCGCGACACAGATTACAACAACCCTTCAATTCCATTCGAATTCACCCCCGAAAACCTCAAACGCGCGCATGAAATCATTGCTCGCTACCCACCACAGTACAAGAAGGCTGCCGCTTTGCCCATTCTTGATTTGGGTCAGAGACAGAACCAGGGATGGACCAGTATTAGCGTCATGAACGCTGTTGCCAAGTTGTTGGATATGCCCAAGATGAGAGTTTACGAG GTCGCTACATTCTACACAATGTACAACCGCGAACCCGTCGCCCCCAACTTTGTCCAACTGTGCACTACCACCCCTTGCCAACTCGGCGGCTGCGGTTCCACCAAGATTCTCGAAACCATCGAGTCCCACCTCGGCGTCCACCCCGGCCAGACAACAAAGGACGGGAAATTCACTTTTGTCGAAGTTGAGTGTTTGGGAGCGTGCAGTAATGCGCCAATGATGCAGATTGGAGATGACTATTATGAGGATTTGACCCCGGAAACGACGGTAAAGATTTTGGATGCGCTTGCGCGTGGGGAAAAGCCAAAGCCGGGTCCTCAGTCTGGGAGGCAGACATCAGAGAACTCTGCGGGGTTAACGACTTTGACTACAAAG CCTTACGGACCAGGAGAGTTTTGTTTACCCGAATTCCAATAG